From a single Natronorubrum tibetense GA33 genomic region:
- a CDS encoding ATPase, T2SS/T4P/T4SS family → MAIDEADQSDAGDFSDEGASDPGSADNRSHASSADSDSSPGARVGEYTWEEFMDEHGYGDEISTLYPDEPTGDDQLGLETDESAGQTVPSGDDWEQVEFDPAAYLGFQPDDLRSKLLPVAGDNADVLQETFLDYVDPETTPVTKDVWTWEHHKWEYYYEEDGSRPRDGDGEIVRHDKEDDLGFDPDTLEQRLFAGDEVAMELDELVEERTVNIQDDIEEDEFFSTADGNTTVSNRYDLEKAVPMDKKTHFREVERYWVNKPYAYVIIFHSEKENEKKYYMIEPYLNEIEIELQEFLSGKLRTAIKYSDDGIKEKATEDGRRVVIEDETRRLLKRYDLFEKTSGSTQEGILETLQNLLDSDEEDEEASGPTQLEGIEVRPEPAILADDPDTLNEYQVEKLLYQLKRNFIGYERIDGIKHDINVEDISVDGYNSPVFVYHSEYEQIISNIYHGEDELDDFVVKLAQRSGKGISKRLPQVDATLPDGSRAQLTLGKEVSDHGTNYTIRQFKDVPFTPIDLINWNTFSLDEMAFLWLCIENHKSLIFAGGTASGKTTSLNAVSLFIPSSAKIVSIEDTREVELPQRNWIASVTRPSFSDDEQGDVDEFDLLEAALRQRPDYIVMGEIRGEEGRTLFQVMSTGHTTYTTFHADSVDEVLKRFTTDPINVSKTMFTALDLVSIQTQTRVQGRKVRRNKSLTEINHYEAEHDEINVQDVYQWQAETDEYLKMGDSNTLEEIQFDRGWSNEKLEEELFKREVILAYLIKNGLNTYAEVAATAQAFINDPDTILTLIANGQLEDSLEDLREMESVLIDVDPEKEELVPRPDASDETYNLSMDILERAEESLFEEYRGKVPSGLASSLGEVEEADPIEVDRADADEFEFAGEVDETIEDDEWELGDGSSGFGAGSQEGDAEPAWLSDDTGFDIGSDDGSASATGGTAAEATAADSAVGSSASGADRRAETGGLDTASQEPAETESPPAATTSSETESASAVSQSDDDTTVLPTDDPEDGDMGGLFDDMGETIDRLDAGETTSPADGSVSEATPDTSDFDSMFPGDDLESIFDPDASDEAAGDFSDQIEATDDATAAETDDSAPEMTDDSDDAESVEAPTIELDVPSADETAENELEDSNEPDTARAVDDSRSDEQATDERGATVDSDQNVEPSVDDHPSESLDDESRDAPDEPAAESSGEPDGEHVDQSESIFENDADPIFADDDDDVPDGDDGSLFGDAGQTETDDSIFKQPDDTERDENDDGDDGSLFDDSEETDS, encoded by the coding sequence ATGGCTATTGACGAGGCCGACCAGTCGGATGCCGGGGACTTTTCTGATGAGGGGGCATCCGACCCTGGGTCGGCGGACAACCGGTCTCACGCGTCGAGTGCGGACTCGGATTCGAGTCCCGGCGCTCGCGTCGGCGAATACACGTGGGAAGAGTTCATGGATGAGCACGGGTACGGCGACGAGATTTCGACGCTGTATCCCGACGAACCCACGGGTGATGATCAACTCGGGCTCGAGACCGACGAATCGGCAGGACAGACTGTTCCGAGCGGGGACGACTGGGAACAGGTCGAGTTCGATCCGGCGGCCTATCTCGGCTTTCAACCGGACGATCTACGATCGAAGCTACTGCCAGTCGCCGGCGACAACGCCGACGTACTTCAGGAGACCTTTCTCGACTATGTCGATCCGGAGACGACGCCAGTCACCAAAGACGTCTGGACGTGGGAACATCACAAGTGGGAGTACTACTACGAGGAGGATGGCTCCCGGCCGCGCGATGGTGACGGCGAAATCGTTCGCCACGATAAAGAGGATGATCTCGGATTCGATCCAGACACCTTAGAGCAGCGACTCTTCGCCGGTGACGAAGTCGCGATGGAACTGGACGAACTCGTCGAGGAGCGGACCGTCAATATTCAGGACGATATCGAGGAAGACGAGTTCTTCTCGACGGCCGACGGCAACACCACCGTCTCGAACCGCTACGACCTCGAGAAGGCGGTCCCGATGGACAAGAAGACCCACTTCCGTGAGGTCGAGCGCTACTGGGTGAACAAACCCTACGCGTACGTGATCATCTTCCATTCGGAGAAAGAAAACGAAAAGAAGTACTACATGATCGAGCCGTACCTGAACGAAATCGAGATCGAACTCCAGGAGTTCCTCTCGGGTAAACTCAGGACGGCGATCAAGTACTCCGACGACGGAATCAAGGAGAAAGCGACTGAGGACGGCCGGCGGGTCGTCATCGAAGACGAAACACGGCGCCTGCTGAAACGGTACGACCTCTTCGAGAAGACCTCCGGGAGCACACAGGAGGGCATCCTCGAGACGCTTCAGAACTTGCTCGACAGCGACGAGGAAGATGAGGAAGCGTCGGGACCGACACAGCTCGAGGGGATCGAGGTTCGACCGGAGCCGGCGATTCTCGCGGACGACCCGGATACCTTAAACGAGTACCAGGTCGAGAAGCTGCTCTACCAGCTCAAACGGAACTTCATCGGCTACGAGCGCATTGACGGGATCAAACACGACATCAACGTGGAGGACATCTCCGTCGACGGCTACAACTCGCCGGTCTTCGTCTACCACTCGGAGTACGAGCAGATCATCTCGAACATCTACCACGGCGAGGACGAACTCGACGACTTCGTCGTCAAACTCGCCCAGCGCTCGGGTAAGGGGATTAGTAAACGGCTCCCGCAGGTCGACGCGACGTTGCCCGACGGCTCGCGTGCGCAGTTGACGCTGGGAAAGGAGGTGTCCGACCACGGGACCAACTACACCATCCGTCAGTTCAAGGACGTCCCCTTTACTCCGATCGACCTCATCAACTGGAACACCTTTAGCTTAGACGAGATGGCCTTCCTCTGGCTCTGCATCGAGAACCATAAGAGCCTGATCTTCGCTGGCGGTACCGCATCCGGGAAGACGACCTCGCTGAACGCCGTCTCGCTGTTCATCCCGAGTAGCGCGAAGATCGTCTCCATCGAGGACACCCGCGAGGTCGAGCTTCCGCAGCGAAACTGGATCGCGAGCGTCACTCGACCCTCGTTCTCGGACGACGAGCAGGGTGACGTCGACGAGTTCGACCTGCTCGAGGCCGCACTGCGTCAGCGGCCCGACTACATCGTGATGGGTGAGATTCGTGGTGAGGAGGGTCGGACGCTCTTTCAGGTCATGTCGACCGGTCACACCACCTACACGACGTTCCACGCCGACTCCGTGGACGAAGTCCTCAAGCGCTTCACGACGGACCCGATCAACGTCTCGAAGACGATGTTCACCGCGCTGGATCTGGTCTCGATCCAGACCCAGACCCGCGTGCAGGGCCGGAAGGTTCGGCGAAACAAATCCCTCACGGAGATTAACCACTACGAGGCCGAACACGACGAAATTAACGTACAGGACGTCTACCAGTGGCAGGCCGAGACCGACGAGTACCTCAAGATGGGGGACTCGAACACTTTAGAGGAGATCCAGTTCGACCGCGGCTGGAGCAACGAGAAACTCGAAGAAGAGTTGTTCAAACGAGAGGTCATCCTCGCCTACCTCATCAAGAACGGGTTGAACACGTACGCCGAGGTCGCGGCGACCGCCCAGGCCTTTATCAACGACCCGGACACGATCCTGACGCTCATCGCGAACGGCCAACTCGAGGACAGTCTCGAGGACCTCCGGGAGATGGAGAGCGTCCTGATCGACGTCGACCCCGAAAAAGAAGAGCTCGTCCCCCGCCCGGACGCGAGCGACGAGACGTACAACCTCTCGATGGACATTCTCGAGCGAGCCGAGGAGTCGCTGTTCGAGGAGTACCGTGGCAAGGTGCCGAGCGGACTCGCGAGCTCGCTCGGCGAGGTCGAGGAGGCAGACCCGATCGAGGTCGACCGCGCCGACGCCGACGAGTTCGAGTTCGCCGGCGAGGTCGACGAGACCATCGAGGACGACGAGTGGGAACTCGGCGACGGCTCGAGCGGGTTCGGGGCCGGCTCGCAGGAGGGAGACGCCGAACCGGCGTGGCTCAGTGACGACACCGGCTTCGATATCGGGTCGGACGACGGAAGCGCGAGTGCCACCGGCGGGACGGCTGCCGAAGCAACGGCCGCCGATTCCGCCGTTGGTTCGTCCGCGAGTGGCGCCGATCGGCGTGCGGAAACGGGTGGCCTCGACACGGCTAGCCAAGAGCCGGCCGAAACCGAATCGCCACCCGCTGCGACGACCAGTTCGGAGACCGAATCGGCGTCGGCCGTCTCACAGTCGGACGACGACACCACAGTCCTCCCCACCGACGACCCCGAAGACGGTGATATGGGCGGATTGTTCGACGACATGGGCGAGACGATCGATCGACTCGACGCCGGTGAGACGACGTCTCCGGCGGACGGATCCGTGTCGGAGGCGACTCCCGATACCTCCGACTTCGACTCGATGTTTCCCGGGGACGACCTCGAGTCGATCTTCGATCCCGACGCGTCCGACGAAGCGGCAGGCGACTTCAGCGACCAGATCGAGGCCACTGACGACGCAACGGCGGCGGAAACCGACGACTCGGCGCCGGAGATGACCGACGATTCGGATGACGCCGAGAGTGTCGAGGCGCCGACGATCGAACTGGACGTGCCGTCGGCGGACGAGACGGCAGAGAACGAACTCGAGGACTCGAACGAACCCGACACGGCACGAGCTGTTGACGACAGCCGCAGTGATGAGCAGGCGACGGACGAGCGCGGAGCCACGGTTGACAGCGATCAGAACGTGGAGCCGTCGGTAGATGACCACCCCTCCGAGTCGCTGGACGACGAATCTCGCGATGCACCCGACGAACCAGCGGCGGAATCGTCCGGCGAACCGGACGGAGAGCACGTCGACCAGTCGGAATCGATATTCGAAAACGACGCCGATCCCATCTTCGCCGACGACGATGACGACGTGCCGGACGGCGACGACGGATCGCTGTTCGGCGACGCCGGGCAAACTGAGACGGACGATTCGATCTTCAAGCAACCCGACGACACTGAACGGGACGAAAACGACGACGGCGATGACGGATCGCTGTTCGACGATAGCGAGGAGACGGATTCATGA
- a CDS encoding SDR family NAD(P)-dependent oxidoreductase: MTEQFSLEGRVAIVTGGGRGIGRAIALGLADAGAAVVPSARSADEIEGVADEIEANGGDAMAVPADVTDSDAVTDVIERADDAFGGVDVVVNNAGFNPDDALGRPEDVATESLDRVLDVNLNGAYEVTAAAADHLHESDGGSVINVASVGGLVGLPRQHPYVASKHGLVGLTKSLSLDWAPEVRVNAVAPGYVSTELTEDLESNDRLRQSIIDRTPLDRFAEPDEIAGPVVFLASDAASYVTGGCLAVDGGWTSR, translated from the coding sequence ATGACCGAGCAGTTCAGCCTCGAGGGGCGGGTCGCGATCGTTACCGGCGGTGGACGCGGCATCGGCCGGGCGATTGCGCTTGGACTCGCGGACGCCGGCGCCGCGGTGGTGCCGTCGGCGCGCTCGGCCGACGAAATCGAAGGCGTCGCGGACGAGATCGAGGCAAACGGCGGCGATGCGATGGCCGTCCCCGCCGATGTCACGGATTCGGACGCCGTCACCGACGTGATCGAGCGGGCCGACGACGCGTTCGGCGGCGTCGACGTCGTCGTCAACAACGCCGGCTTCAACCCCGACGACGCGCTCGGCCGGCCCGAGGACGTCGCCACTGAGAGCCTCGACCGCGTCCTCGACGTCAACCTCAACGGCGCCTACGAAGTGACGGCCGCGGCGGCCGACCACCTCCACGAAAGCGACGGCGGATCGGTGATCAACGTCGCGAGCGTCGGCGGTCTCGTCGGTCTCCCCCGACAACATCCCTACGTCGCGTCGAAACACGGCCTCGTCGGTCTCACGAAGAGTCTCTCTCTCGACTGGGCACCCGAGGTCCGGGTCAACGCCGTCGCGCCGGGCTACGTCTCGACGGAGCTGACCGAGGACCTCGAGTCAAACGACCGTCTCAGACAGTCGATCATCGATCGAACGCCGCTGGACCGATTCGCCGAACCCGACGAGATCGCCGGCCCGGTCGTCTTCCTCGCCAGCGACGCCGCGAGCTACGTGACGGGGGGCTGTCTCGCGGTCGACGGCGGCTGGACGTCGCGGTAG
- a CDS encoding acyl-CoA dehydrogenase family protein — protein sequence MQYSDSEQAQELASRAHELMEEVVLPLERDRPGGMAVSSGTVADLRESAREYGVYAPQIPEKYGGMGMSFRDALPVFEEAGRSLLGAAAMRVDAPDEGNMHLLELVGDEIQKETYLEPLVQGEIASGFSMTEPLQGAGSDPKMIQTTAEKIGDEWVINGHKWWTSNGVEADVLIVLARTDPDAHPYEGCSLFLVPADADGVDVVRDVPHMGGGPRGASHAEILYEDVRVPEEHLLGELNQGFTHAQERLGPARLTHCMRFSGMAQRSLEIAKAYTSEREGFGSTLSDKQSLRYRIADAETRLHVARTAIRDAADRIDAGEDARIPVSMCKVFTANVTQEAIDLAVQCCGANGIGKDLPLADFYEAVRKFRIVDGADEVHRRVIARDAFEDTHDEELEPLTRFGEPNTQSAGGH from the coding sequence ATGCAGTACTCCGACTCGGAGCAAGCACAAGAGCTCGCCAGCCGCGCCCACGAACTGATGGAAGAGGTCGTTCTCCCGCTCGAGCGCGACCGACCGGGCGGGATGGCCGTCTCGAGTGGCACCGTCGCGGACCTCCGCGAATCGGCCCGCGAGTACGGCGTCTACGCACCCCAGATCCCCGAAAAGTACGGCGGAATGGGGATGAGCTTTCGCGACGCGCTGCCCGTCTTCGAGGAGGCTGGTCGCAGCCTGCTTGGCGCCGCCGCGATGCGCGTCGACGCCCCCGATGAGGGCAACATGCACCTGCTGGAACTCGTGGGCGACGAGATTCAGAAGGAGACCTACCTCGAGCCCCTCGTGCAGGGAGAGATCGCGTCCGGCTTCTCGATGACCGAACCGCTGCAGGGGGCCGGCTCGGACCCGAAGATGATCCAGACGACCGCCGAAAAAATCGGCGACGAGTGGGTCATCAACGGCCACAAGTGGTGGACCTCCAACGGCGTCGAGGCCGATGTCCTGATCGTCCTCGCACGAACCGATCCCGACGCCCACCCCTACGAGGGCTGTTCGCTCTTTCTCGTCCCGGCCGATGCCGACGGTGTCGACGTCGTTCGTGACGTTCCCCACATGGGCGGCGGGCCCCGCGGTGCCTCCCACGCCGAGATTCTCTACGAAGACGTCCGCGTGCCCGAGGAACACCTGCTCGGCGAACTGAATCAGGGGTTTACTCACGCTCAGGAACGACTCGGCCCCGCCCGGCTCACCCACTGTATGCGCTTTTCGGGAATGGCCCAGCGCTCCCTCGAGATCGCGAAAGCCTACACCAGCGAGCGCGAGGGCTTTGGGTCGACGCTCTCGGACAAGCAGTCGCTGCGCTACCGGATCGCCGACGCCGAAACTCGACTGCACGTGGCTCGGACAGCGATCCGTGATGCGGCCGACCGGATCGATGCGGGCGAGGACGCACGCATCCCCGTCTCGATGTGCAAGGTCTTCACCGCGAACGTCACGCAGGAGGCGATCGATCTCGCGGTCCAGTGCTGTGGTGCCAACGGTATCGGGAAGGATCTCCCGCTCGCCGACTTCTACGAAGCCGTCCGCAAGTTCCGAATCGTCGACGGCGCCGACGAAGTCCACCGGCGCGTCATCGCGCGCGACGCGTTCGAAGACACGCACGACGAGGAACTCGAGCCCCTGACCCGCTTCGGCGAGCCGAACACGCAGAGCGCCGGCGGCCACTGA
- the tatA gene encoding twin-arginine translocase TatA/TatE family subunit — protein sequence MVVEIAPLFAPIPGGPELLIILFIAILLFGANKIPKLARSTGEAMGEFQKGREKVETELEEMREAGFEEGEEEEFAAAKAEGELDTDSDDDFVDTEPVTEEETETESN from the coding sequence ATGGTAGTCGAAATCGCACCGCTGTTTGCCCCTATTCCAGGGGGTCCGGAACTACTGATCATCCTTTTCATCGCCATTCTGCTCTTCGGGGCGAACAAGATCCCGAAGCTGGCCCGGTCGACCGGAGAGGCCATGGGCGAGTTCCAGAAGGGTCGTGAAAAAGTTGAAACAGAACTCGAGGAGATGCGCGAAGCAGGGTTCGAGGAGGGTGAAGAAGAAGAGTTCGCCGCCGCCAAGGCCGAAGGTGAACTCGACACCGACTCCGACGACGACTTCGTCGACACGGAGCCGGTTACCGAGGAAGAGACCGAAACGGAATCGAACTAA
- a CDS encoding redoxin domain-containing protein, translating to MPETGDAAPDFTAPLANGDVDSFTLSDRLADEAPIVLAFFPGAFTSVCTTEMCAFQDRLANFNDLDASVYGVSRDSPFTLNEFRDQNDLEFGLISDYNKEVIDDYGIAMDFADLGVYGVAKRSVFVIDADGEITYAWVSDDPGVEPDYDEVEAAVENAA from the coding sequence ATGCCAGAAACCGGAGACGCAGCACCCGACTTCACTGCACCGCTCGCGAACGGCGACGTCGACTCGTTTACCCTCTCGGATCGCCTCGCGGACGAGGCCCCGATCGTTCTCGCCTTCTTCCCCGGCGCGTTCACCAGCGTCTGTACGACCGAGATGTGTGCGTTCCAGGACCGTCTCGCGAACTTCAACGACCTCGACGCCAGCGTCTACGGCGTCAGCCGCGACTCGCCGTTTACGCTCAACGAGTTCCGCGACCAGAACGACCTCGAGTTCGGTCTCATTAGCGACTACAACAAGGAAGTCATCGACGACTACGGCATCGCGATGGACTTCGCGGACCTCGGCGTCTACGGCGTCGCCAAGCGCTCGGTGTTCGTCATCGACGCCGACGGCGAGATCACCTACGCGTGGGTCAGCGACGACCCCGGCGTCGAACCCGACTACGACGAGGTCGAGGCCGCCGTCGAAAACGCAGCCTGA
- a CDS encoding HD domain-containing protein, translating into MSDSAGDDAGRRVYRPDADHHFPDTKLNRVLEFVLEDEEIQTYLEAQNVNAVDRMQYNDHGAKHIEIVRNRALCLYDLLKAGNVDFNGARQQGLEEEDESVIIALAATLHDIGHVVHRDEHAYYSIPLAADVLERVLPEFYGVAETVRMKGEVLHAILCHHRTETPLTTEAGVIRVADALDMERGRSRIPYEHGGRGINTLSSQAISHVTLQEGDSSPVMVEIAMTNAAGVYQVDNLLKAKLQGSGLEDQIRIVAVNTNENREQLVERIEL; encoded by the coding sequence ATGAGCGATTCTGCAGGCGACGACGCCGGGCGTCGCGTCTACCGTCCTGATGCCGACCATCACTTCCCCGACACCAAACTGAACCGCGTCCTCGAGTTCGTGCTCGAGGACGAGGAGATTCAGACCTATCTCGAGGCCCAGAACGTCAACGCGGTCGACCGGATGCAGTACAACGACCACGGCGCGAAACACATCGAGATCGTCCGTAACCGCGCACTGTGTCTCTACGATCTCCTCAAAGCTGGGAACGTCGATTTCAACGGCGCGCGCCAGCAGGGACTCGAGGAGGAAGACGAGTCGGTGATCATCGCGCTCGCGGCGACGCTCCACGATATCGGCCACGTCGTCCACCGCGACGAGCACGCTTACTACTCGATTCCTCTCGCGGCGGACGTCCTCGAGCGCGTTCTCCCCGAGTTCTACGGCGTAGCCGAAACCGTCCGGATGAAAGGCGAGGTGCTCCACGCGATCCTCTGTCACCACCGGACCGAGACGCCGCTGACGACCGAGGCCGGCGTGATCCGCGTCGCGGACGCCCTGGACATGGAACGCGGGCGCTCGCGGATCCCCTACGAACACGGTGGCCGGGGCATCAACACGCTCTCGAGTCAGGCGATCAGCCACGTCACCCTGCAGGAAGGCGACAGCAGCCCCGTCATGGTCGAGATTGCCATGACCAACGCCGCCGGCGTCTACCAGGTCGACAACCTGCTCAAAGCGAAGCTTCAGGGCTCCGGCCTCGAGGATCAGATCCGGATCGTCGCGGTCAACACGAACGAGAACCGCGAGCAGTTGGTCGAACGGATCGAGCTATAA
- a CDS encoding winged helix DNA-binding protein produces the protein MHADGQLKSTIPVPDDLESPRAKLVYLYVVTTDGATIERLCDDLNVKKGTVLSITGTLRERGYLERTDSGFEIV, from the coding sequence ATGCACGCAGACGGACAACTCAAGTCGACGATACCGGTCCCAGACGATCTCGAGTCACCGCGGGCGAAACTGGTCTATCTGTACGTTGTGACGACCGACGGCGCGACGATCGAGCGTCTCTGTGACGATCTCAACGTCAAGAAGGGCACCGTGCTCTCGATCACCGGCACGCTTCGTGAGCGAGGGTACCTCGAGCGGACGGATTCCGGGTTCGAGATCGTCTGA
- a CDS encoding XapX domain-containing protein, translating into MNLQLILLGLLTGTLTGAFFALFDVPIPAPPELPGLMGIVGIYLGYKLVQHLGVSVDVLESVGF; encoded by the coding sequence ATGAATCTCCAACTCATCCTCTTGGGACTGCTAACCGGGACGCTCACCGGTGCGTTCTTCGCGCTTTTCGACGTCCCAATTCCGGCACCGCCGGAGCTCCCGGGACTCATGGGAATCGTCGGTATCTATCTCGGCTACAAACTCGTCCAGCATCTAGGCGTCAGCGTCGACGTCCTCGAGTCGGTCGGTTTTTGA
- a CDS encoding 5'-deoxyadenosine deaminase — MLLSGTVVVDAETVIHDGAVVVEDDRIVAVGDRSTCLEQYPDHERDSYDILAPGTVGAHVHSVQSLGRGIADDTELLDWLFEYVLPMEASLSPEAMGAAAELGYLEMIESGTTGCVDHLSVAHAEEAFEAARELGIRGRLGKVMMDKEAPPGLLEDTDEALTESERLIQQYHGIEDGRIQYAVTPRFAVSCTEECLRGSRELADAYDGVRIHTHASENRGEIQSVEDETGRRNIHWLDEVGLTGEDVVLAHCVWTDESERELLAETGTHVTYCPSSNMKLASGVAPVLDYLDRGINVGLGNDGPPCNNTLDPFTEMRQASLLQKVDRLEPQALPAQTVFEMATINGARAAGFDRVGALREGWKADIVGLETDITRATPIHDVLSHLVFAAHGDDVQFTMVDGDVLMRDGDVLVVDAAAIRARAREFAADLDAAP, encoded by the coding sequence ATGTTGTTGTCGGGAACCGTCGTCGTTGACGCTGAAACCGTAATTCACGACGGGGCGGTCGTCGTCGAGGACGACCGCATCGTCGCCGTCGGCGATCGGTCGACCTGTCTCGAGCAGTATCCGGACCACGAGCGGGATTCGTACGACATCCTCGCGCCGGGAACCGTCGGCGCGCACGTCCACTCGGTCCAGAGTCTCGGCCGCGGCATCGCCGACGACACCGAACTCCTCGACTGGCTCTTCGAGTACGTCCTCCCGATGGAGGCGTCGCTGTCGCCGGAGGCAATGGGCGCCGCGGCCGAACTCGGCTACCTCGAGATGATCGAGAGCGGGACGACGGGCTGTGTCGATCACCTCTCGGTCGCCCACGCGGAGGAGGCCTTCGAGGCCGCTCGAGAACTGGGGATTCGCGGTCGACTCGGGAAGGTGATGATGGACAAGGAAGCGCCGCCGGGGCTGTTAGAGGACACCGACGAGGCCCTCACGGAGAGCGAACGGCTGATTCAGCAGTATCACGGGATCGAGGACGGCCGCATTCAGTACGCCGTGACACCGCGGTTCGCCGTGAGCTGTACGGAGGAGTGTCTCCGCGGCAGTCGAGAGCTCGCGGACGCCTACGACGGCGTGCGGATTCACACGCACGCAAGCGAGAACCGCGGTGAGATCCAGTCGGTGGAGGACGAGACCGGCCGGCGGAACATCCACTGGCTCGACGAGGTCGGGCTGACCGGCGAGGATGTCGTGCTCGCCCACTGCGTCTGGACGGACGAATCGGAGCGCGAACTGCTCGCGGAGACGGGAACGCACGTCACTTACTGCCCGTCCTCGAACATGAAACTCGCAAGCGGCGTGGCGCCGGTGCTCGACTATCTGGACCGGGGAATCAACGTGGGACTGGGCAACGACGGCCCGCCGTGTAACAACACGCTCGATCCGTTCACGGAAATGCGTCAGGCCAGTCTGCTCCAGAAGGTCGATCGGCTCGAGCCCCAGGCCCTTCCCGCACAGACGGTGTTCGAGATGGCGACGATCAACGGGGCCCGCGCGGCGGGGTTCGATCGAGTCGGGGCGCTTCGTGAGGGGTGGAAGGCCGATATCGTCGGCCTCGAGACCGATATCACCCGCGCCACGCCGATTCACGACGTGCTTTCGCACCTGGTGTTCGCCGCTCACGGCGACGACGTGCAGTTTACGATGGTCGACGGCGACGTCCTGATGCGAGATGGCGACGTGCTCGTCGTGGACGCCGCGGCGATCAGAGCGCGGGCTCGCGAGTTCGCTGCGGACCTCGATGCTGCGCCCTGA